One window of the Salvia miltiorrhiza cultivar Shanhuang (shh) unplaced genomic scaffold, IMPLAD_Smil_shh original_scaffold_358, whole genome shotgun sequence genome contains the following:
- the LOC131004233 gene encoding probable BOI-related E3 ubiquitin-protein ligase 2: protein MLGGNFHGVVEGNRSQYNKTVSPQLQLIGHVPTQYPAGLGMINCVRNECAPIDSRPSKRVREEETVYVQQKLDMSANTNLHLNKPGHSGLLLNPKPVSPGLRLSSEKEERSSSVTSTSENLTNAYPFTLSLGNTVKIEIDRQMEELGQYIKLQEENILKGGREINERHTMSLLNALEKGVSKKLYEKDIEIERINHKNKELEDRIKQVAMEAQSWHYKAKYNESVANALKSNIQQLLAQGIAHGHEGFGDSEVDDALSSLKQTPGMISSSENPDHLGHRLKCRCCKKKQVSILLFPCRHLCLCAECEGFVDVCPICQVMKTASFPVNL, encoded by the exons TTCCAACTCAGTACCCTGCTGGTCTTGGCATGATAAACTGCGTAAGAAACGAGTGTGCTCCCATTGATAGTCGCCCTAGCAAAAGAGTTAGGGAAGAAGAAACTGTATATGTGCAGCAGAAGCTTGACATGTCTGCAAATACCAACCTTCACCTCAACAAACCTGGCCATAGTGGACTCCTTTTAAACCCCAAACCCGTATCGCCCGGGCTCAGACTTTCAAGTGAGAAAGAAGAGCGTAGCTCCTCTGTTACTTCAACCAGTGAGAATCTGACAAATGCTTACCCGTTTACTCTTTCTCTGGGTAATACTGTTAAAATTGAGATAGACCGACAGATGGAAGAACTCGGGCAGTATATCAAGCTTCAG GAAGAGAACATCCTGAAGGGTGGAAGAGAGATAAACGAAAGGCACACGATGTCTTTGCTGAATGCATTAGAGAAAGGAGTGAGCAAGAAACTATACGAGAAGGATATCGAAATAGAGAGAATTAACCACAAGAACAAGGAGTTGGAGGACAGAATAAAGCAGGTGGCCATGGAAGCTCAATCGTGGCACTATAAGGCAAAGTACAACGAGTCAGTGGCCAATGCGTTGAAAAGCAATATTCAGCAGCTCCTGGCACAAGGCATCGCCCACGGTCACGAAGGGTTCGGGGACAGTGAGGTAGACGACGCACTGTCTTCCTTAAAGCAAACCCCCGGCATGATCAGTAGCTCGGAGAATCCGGATCACCTTGGCCATCGGCTAAAATGCAGATGTTGCAAGAAGAAGCAGGTTTCGATCTTACTGTTTCCTTGCAGACACCTGTGCCTGTGTGCGGAATGCGAaggatttgttgatgtttgCCCCATCTGTCAGGTGATGAAGACTGCTAGCTTCCCTGTAAACTTGTAA